Below is a window of Candidatus Caldatribacterium sp. DNA.
CCCTCATGGGCATCACCCACGTCCTGAGGGGAGAGGAGCACCTCCCGAACACTCCCTACCAGCTCCTCCTTTATGAGGCCCTTGGCTTCACGCCACCTCTTTTTGCCCACGTGCCCGTCATCTGCGACAAGGACGGGGCAAAGCTCAGCAAAAGAAGAGAGGATACGAGCCTCCGTTTCTTCCGGGAGGAGGGATTCCTGAGGGATGCGATTTTCAACTACCTTCTCACCTTAGGGCACTCCTTTCCCGAAGGCAGGGAAGTCCTTCCTCGGGAGGAGCTCATAGCCCTCTTTGACCTTGGGCGGGTGGGGAGAGCAAGGGCTATTTTCGATCCGGCGCGGCTTTCCTGGATGAACCGGGTGTACCTCCAGAATCTCCCTCTTGAGGCTCTCCGAGAGGAGGTTGCCTCTTTTGCCGGGCCTCTGTGGGCTGATTGGGAGAGGATTCTTGGGAAAGAGCGCCTTTTGAGGCTTCTTCTCCTTTTCCGGGAAGAAGCAAAAACCCTCAAGGACCTCGTCCTTTCCCTCAAAGAAGCTGCAAGGGAAGGGGAGGTTTCCAGGGATGAAGATAGGAACTTTTCTTCTCTGTTCTTTGCCGCATTTTCTGCCCTTCCTGAGGATTTTTTCGAGGATGAAGAGAAGCTCCGGGAGGAGCTCAGGAGAATCCAGAAAGAAAGTGGTGTTCCTCCCAGGATTTTTTACCGTACCCTGAGGTTTATTCTCATTGGGAGAGAAGAGGGACCAGAGGTTCATCGTCTCCTCTGGGCTTTTGGGAAGGAAAGAGTTCTGGCAAAATTAAAGAAGTAGGGAGTGACTATGGAAATCCGCTTCTTCAATACGCTGACTCTTCGAAAAGACCCGTTCGTACCTGTAGAGAATGGCAGGGTCCGTTTCTACGTTTGCGGTCCCACGGTGTACGATCTCATCCACATTGGGAATGCAAGGGTTTTCGTGCTCTTTGATGCGCTCCGCCGGTTCCTCGAAGAGGTGGGATACGAGGTCGTTTTTGTCCAGAACTTTACCGATATCGACGACAAGATCATCAGGAGAGCTCAGGAACTTGGTGTGGACCCGAGGGAAGTCGCCGAAAGGTACATCGAGGAGTACTGGCGCGATGCGGAAGCCCTGGGGATTCGAAGAGCCACTTTCCATCCCCGGGCAACGGAGCATATCCCAGAAATCATCGAGCTCATCAGGAAACTCGAGGAGAGGGGTTTCACGTACTCGGTGTCCGGAGATGTCCTCTTTGACGTTTCCCGTTTCCCAGAGTACGGGAAACTCTCCCGGAAGAAACTCGAGGAGCTCCAGGAAGGAGCGCGGGTGGAAGCTCGGTACACCAAGCGGAATCCTGCTGATTTTGTGCTCTGGAAGAGCGCCAAACCCGGTGAACCCTTCTGGGAGAGCCCCTGGGGAAGGGGCCGTCCTGGCTGGCACATTGAGTGTTCGGCTATGGCCATGAAGTACCTCGGGGAAACTCTTGACATCCATGCGGGGGGAATTGATCTCGTCTTCCCCCACCACGAGAACGAGATTGCCCAGAGCGAGGCGGCAACGGGGAAACCCTTTGTCCGGTTCTTCCTCCACAACGGGTACGTTACCATTAACGCGGAGAAGATGTCAAAGTCCCTCGGGAACATCATCACCGTACGCGAACTCCTTGAGGAGTACAATGCCAAGGCGGTTCGCCTTGCCCTTTTTGGAACCCATTACCGGAATCCTATAAACATCGATACGGGACTTCTGGTTTCCTCCTTGCAGTTCCTCGAGCGGATTAAGAACTTCCTGCGCAACTTTGCCTTCATCCGGAGAAAGGTGGAGGAGAATCCCAACCGGAAGGCGGAGAGGGAGGATGATGTCCTCCAGGAAGTGAGGGAGTTCCGCAGGTTCTTTTTTGAGGCTTTGGCGGATGATTTCAACACTCCTCAGGCTCTTGGGGTCCTTGGGGAGTTCATGCGATTCGGGAACCGGTACCTCCTTCCCGTCCGGGGGAAGTGGAATGTGGAAGTCCTTGAAGAAATGGAGTCCTTTCTCTCCCTCGTGGAGAGGACTCTCGGCATCATTCCCTGGGCGGA
It encodes the following:
- a CDS encoding glutamate--tRNA ligase, with product MAEKVRTRFAPSPTGMLHLGGARTALFNWVFARKEKGVFILRIEDTDPARSCRDFEEAICEDLQWLGIDWDEGPYRQSERLSLYAEFLKVLQEKGLVYPCYCTQEELERERVAALEEGHPPRYSRRCLLLSPEERRRLEERGRKPSFRFYVPQGKTLVVRDLVRGEVPFASSDLADFVVVRSDGLPTYNFACVVDDALMGITHVLRGEEHLPNTPYQLLLYEALGFTPPLFAHVPVICDKDGAKLSKRREDTSLRFFREEGFLRDAIFNYLLTLGHSFPEGREVLPREELIALFDLGRVGRARAIFDPARLSWMNRVYLQNLPLEALREEVASFAGPLWADWERILGKERLLRLLLLFREEAKTLKDLVLSLKEAAREGEVSRDEDRNFSSLFFAAFSALPEDFFEDEEKLREELRRIQKESGVPPRIFYRTLRFILIGREEGPEVHRLLWAFGKERVLAKLKK
- a CDS encoding cysteine--tRNA ligase is translated as MEIRFFNTLTLRKDPFVPVENGRVRFYVCGPTVYDLIHIGNARVFVLFDALRRFLEEVGYEVVFVQNFTDIDDKIIRRAQELGVDPREVAERYIEEYWRDAEALGIRRATFHPRATEHIPEIIELIRKLEERGFTYSVSGDVLFDVSRFPEYGKLSRKKLEELQEGARVEARYTKRNPADFVLWKSAKPGEPFWESPWGRGRPGWHIECSAMAMKYLGETLDIHAGGIDLVFPHHENEIAQSEAATGKPFVRFFLHNGYVTINAEKMSKSLGNIITVRELLEEYNAKAVRLALFGTHYRNPINIDTGLLVSSLQFLERIKNFLRNFAFIRRKVEENPNRKAEREDDVLQEVREFRRFFFEALADDFNTPQALGVLGEFMRFGNRYLLPVRGKWNVEVLEEMESFLSLVERTLGIIPWAELGTEDREVAALVEERERARKEKNFALADTLRERIRALGYVVEDTPLGARFFRQEGKEG